One genomic region from Streptomyces sp. NBC_01304 encodes:
- a CDS encoding TetR/AcrR family transcriptional regulator: MPTRSRSGKAAAGEADTPSAPREQTRQRVIDAAIDLLEREGREAVTTRAVAVAAGLQPPAIYRLFGDKDGLLEAVAEHGFAAFLASKNVDPDPQDPIEDLKAGWDLAVEFGLANPALYTLMYSEPTRASAAFDAGMEILRGRVGRLAAGGWLRVDEELAVMIIHATARGAVLTWLSQPDDRRDLALLTTLRQAMVTAVTNHQPAVRDAGPAGAARALRATLPEQNSLSGAEQRLLREWLDRLAADG; the protein is encoded by the coding sequence ATGCCGACACGTTCACGCAGTGGGAAAGCCGCCGCAGGCGAGGCCGACACCCCCTCTGCCCCGCGCGAGCAGACCCGGCAGCGGGTCATAGACGCCGCCATCGACCTGCTGGAACGCGAGGGCCGCGAGGCGGTCACCACCCGCGCGGTCGCGGTCGCGGCGGGCCTGCAACCACCCGCCATCTACCGGCTGTTCGGCGACAAGGACGGACTGCTCGAAGCGGTCGCGGAGCATGGCTTCGCCGCGTTCCTGGCGTCGAAGAACGTCGATCCCGACCCGCAGGACCCGATCGAGGACCTGAAGGCAGGCTGGGACCTCGCGGTGGAGTTCGGCCTGGCCAACCCCGCCCTGTACACGCTGATGTACAGCGAACCCACCAGGGCGTCAGCCGCCTTCGACGCCGGCATGGAGATCCTCAGGGGCCGCGTCGGCCGCCTCGCCGCTGGCGGCTGGCTCCGGGTCGACGAGGAGCTCGCGGTAATGATCATTCATGCCACGGCGCGAGGCGCGGTCCTCACCTGGCTGTCCCAGCCCGACGACCGCCGCGACCTCGCCCTGCTCACCACCCTGCGGCAGGCCATGGTCACCGCCGTGACCAACCACCAGCCCGCCGTACGCGACGCCGGCCCGGCCGGCGCGGCCCGCGCCCTGCGCGCCACCCTGCCCGAGCAGAACAGCCTCAGCGGCGCGGAACAGCGACTGCTCCGGGAGTGGCTGGACCGCCTGGCGGCCGACGGGTGA
- a CDS encoding RNA polymerase subunit sigma-70: MSADMWLEELGGSGLGEVDEPAFSGLAERHRRELHVHCYRMLGSFEDAEDTVQETFLRAWRRRETFEGRSTFRAWLYRIATNACLDLLAKCRPEPATGGEVLWLQPYPDRLLDELAAGDADEPEAVAVARETIELAYLVAVQHLAPRPRAVLILRDVLGWPAKDVAELLGDSVNSVNSALQRARAGMREHLPAERQDWSGGEQDAGTRELVRRYTDASVATDVDRLAAMLRNDVRCSMPPTPGLYVGRDAVVNDWIESGFEGMKGLRAVPTSVNRQPAVAFYLWQKREEAYLPLTIDVLRVTGGAITEILTFHDDQFPRLGLPERLPADGTE; the protein is encoded by the coding sequence AGCTGGGCGGGAGCGGTCTTGGCGAGGTCGACGAGCCGGCGTTCTCGGGGCTGGCGGAGCGGCATCGGCGGGAGCTGCACGTGCACTGCTACCGGATGCTCGGATCGTTCGAGGACGCCGAGGACACCGTGCAGGAGACGTTCTTGCGTGCCTGGCGGCGGCGGGAGACCTTCGAGGGGCGGTCGACGTTCCGGGCCTGGCTGTACCGGATCGCCACCAACGCCTGCCTGGACCTGCTCGCCAAGTGCCGCCCGGAGCCCGCGACCGGCGGCGAGGTGCTGTGGCTGCAGCCCTACCCGGACCGGCTGCTCGACGAGCTGGCCGCGGGCGACGCGGACGAGCCGGAGGCCGTCGCCGTCGCGCGGGAGACGATCGAGCTCGCGTACCTGGTCGCGGTCCAGCACCTCGCGCCGCGCCCGCGCGCCGTGTTGATCCTGCGGGACGTGCTCGGCTGGCCGGCGAAGGACGTCGCGGAACTCCTCGGGGACTCCGTCAACTCCGTCAACAGCGCGCTGCAGCGGGCCCGCGCCGGGATGCGGGAGCACCTGCCCGCCGAGCGGCAGGACTGGTCCGGTGGCGAACAGGACGCCGGGACGCGCGAGTTGGTGCGCCGCTATACCGACGCCAGCGTGGCCACGGACGTCGACAGGCTGGCCGCAATGCTGCGGAACGACGTCCGCTGCTCGATGCCGCCCACGCCGGGCCTGTACGTCGGCCGCGACGCGGTGGTCAACGACTGGATCGAGAGCGGCTTCGAGGGCATGAAGGGCCTGCGCGCCGTCCCCACCTCCGTGAACCGGCAGCCCGCCGTCGCCTTCTACCTCTGGCAGAAGCGGGAGGAGGCGTACCTACCTCTGACGATCGACGTCCTGCGCGTCACCGGCGGGGCGATCACCGAGATCCTCACGTTCCACGACGACCAATTCCCGCGGCTCGGGCTGCCGGAGCGGCTGCCGGCGGACGGCACGGAGTAG
- a CDS encoding metallophosphoesterase yields MRYIPLIAPVLLWTVPCWVLLHAGQHWPLPVALGGTALCVLALIAMPLAMVRGHGRRQQDWAAIVGDTLLGAGWVLFTWSVLLGVLLRLALTVSGVGDGQHRARIVTWAVLGVTAVLLAWGYAEARRVPRVRRLDVQLPRLGAGLDGTRVALITDTHYGPLNRARWSERVCAKVNTLEADLVCHTGDIADGTAERRRAQAAPLGTVRATRARVYVTGNHEYYTEAQGWVDLMDELGWEPLRNRHLLLERGGDTLVVAGVDDVTAESSGLAGHRAHLAGALNGADPDLPVLLLAHQPKFVDQAAAGGVDLQLSGHTHGGQIWPFHHLVRIDQPAVAGLSRHGADTLLYTSRGTGFWGPPFRVFAPSEITLLVLRSPQQPPKP; encoded by the coding sequence ATGCGCTACATCCCTTTGATCGCCCCCGTCCTGCTGTGGACGGTGCCCTGCTGGGTGCTGCTGCACGCCGGTCAGCACTGGCCGCTCCCCGTGGCGCTGGGCGGCACCGCCCTGTGCGTCCTGGCTCTGATCGCCATGCCGCTCGCGATGGTGCGCGGCCACGGTCGGCGGCAGCAGGACTGGGCGGCGATCGTCGGGGACACCCTCCTCGGGGCCGGCTGGGTCCTGTTCACCTGGTCCGTCCTGCTCGGCGTCCTGCTGCGCCTCGCGCTGACCGTGTCCGGCGTCGGCGACGGGCAGCACCGGGCCCGGATCGTCACCTGGGCGGTCCTCGGCGTAACGGCCGTGCTGCTCGCCTGGGGGTACGCCGAAGCCCGCCGGGTGCCGCGGGTACGCCGCCTCGACGTACAACTCCCGCGCCTGGGCGCCGGATTGGACGGGACTCGGGTCGCCCTCATCACCGACACCCACTACGGCCCGCTCAACCGCGCCCGCTGGTCGGAACGGGTCTGCGCGAAGGTCAACACCCTGGAGGCGGACCTGGTCTGCCACACCGGCGACATCGCGGACGGCACAGCCGAGCGCCGCCGGGCCCAGGCCGCTCCGCTGGGCACGGTGCGCGCCACGCGGGCCCGGGTCTACGTCACCGGAAACCACGAGTACTACACCGAGGCCCAGGGCTGGGTCGACCTGATGGACGAGCTGGGTTGGGAGCCCCTGCGCAACCGTCATCTGCTGCTCGAACGCGGCGGCGACACCCTGGTGGTCGCCGGCGTGGATGACGTCACCGCCGAGTCCTCCGGCCTGGCCGGCCACCGCGCCCACCTCGCCGGAGCCCTGAACGGCGCCGACCCCGACCTGCCCGTCCTGCTCCTGGCCCACCAGCCCAAGTTCGTCGACCAAGCCGCAGCGGGCGGCGTCGACCTCCAGCTCTCCGGCCACACCCACGGCGGCCAGATCTGGCCCTTCCATCACCTCGTGCGCATCGACCAGCCCGCCGTCGCCGGCCTCAGCCGCCATGGCGCCGACACGCTCCTCTACACCAGTCGCGGCACCGGTTTCTGGGGCCCGCCGTTCCGCGTCTTCGCCCCCAGCGAGATCACCCTGCTCGTACTGCGCTCCCCGCAGCAGCCCCCCAAGCCGTAA
- a CDS encoding NmrA family NAD(P)-binding protein has protein sequence MIIVTGATGKLGRRIVERLLTRLPAEQVGVSVRDPKKASAFADQGVRVRSGSFTDTAGLAHAFEGATQVLIVSVDKFGEEGVAQHRAAIDAAVKAGTRRILYTSHMGASADSRFQACRDHAATEQALRTCGVPYTALRNGFYASNAVQFLLPALEFGQASLPADGPVSWTAHADLADAAAAILADEGKFDGPTPPLTAAQALTFDDITAIASEVSGRTLTRATLSDDRFREQMAGHGLPAEQVEGLLGVFTAARAGEFAAVDPTLAALIGREPATVGAVLREHLTGK, from the coding sequence GTGATCATCGTTACCGGAGCCACCGGGAAGCTCGGACGCCGGATAGTCGAGCGGCTGCTGACCCGGCTGCCCGCCGAGCAGGTCGGCGTCAGCGTCCGCGACCCGAAGAAGGCGAGCGCATTCGCCGACCAAGGGGTGCGCGTACGCAGCGGCAGCTTCACTGACACCGCCGGCCTCGCCCACGCCTTCGAGGGCGCCACCCAGGTGCTGATCGTCTCGGTCGACAAGTTCGGCGAAGAAGGCGTCGCCCAGCACCGCGCCGCGATCGACGCGGCGGTCAAGGCGGGCACCCGCCGGATCCTCTACACCAGCCACATGGGCGCGAGCGCGGACTCCCGGTTCCAGGCGTGCCGCGACCACGCCGCCACCGAGCAGGCACTGCGCACCTGCGGCGTGCCGTACACCGCTCTGCGCAACGGCTTCTACGCCTCCAACGCCGTGCAGTTCCTGCTGCCCGCGCTGGAGTTCGGCCAGGCCTCGCTCCCGGCGGACGGACCGGTCAGTTGGACCGCGCACGCCGATCTCGCCGACGCGGCCGCCGCCATCCTGGCCGACGAGGGCAAGTTCGACGGACCCACACCACCGCTCACCGCCGCGCAGGCACTCACCTTCGACGACATCACGGCCATTGCTTCGGAGGTCTCGGGGCGCACCCTCACCCGCGCAACCTTGTCCGACGACCGGTTCCGGGAGCAGATGGCCGGGCACGGTCTCCCGGCCGAGCAAGTAGAGGGACTGCTGGGCGTGTTCACCGCGGCTCGCGCGGGCGAGTTCGCCGCAGTCGACCCGACACTTGCCGCCCTGATCGGCCGCGAGCCCGCCACGGTGGGTGCGGTGTTGCGCGAGCACCTGACCGGCAAGTGA
- a CDS encoding DUF6069 family protein: MNGRKDTGFAAGPASGRAVRTYRLRGLAGTGFVATLAAMVATTLAAALARAGGVDFEVPDGGEAIPLSGFAVVTGFFSVVGIVVAVALRRWSAHPARRFVWTAVSLTAISLVPPLLSGASTATATALVGLHLVPATVMIPTLARSLCARTD, encoded by the coding sequence ATGAACGGCAGGAAGGACACCGGGTTCGCCGCAGGCCCGGCATCGGGCCGGGCCGTCCGCACTTACCGACTCCGCGGGCTCGCCGGCACTGGCTTCGTGGCCACGCTCGCAGCGATGGTGGCCACCACCCTTGCTGCTGCTCTTGCCCGGGCCGGTGGCGTCGACTTCGAGGTTCCCGATGGTGGCGAGGCGATCCCGTTGTCCGGGTTCGCCGTGGTGACCGGCTTCTTCTCGGTCGTGGGCATCGTGGTTGCCGTGGCACTTCGTCGTTGGAGCGCTCACCCCGCCAGGCGATTCGTGTGGACGGCAGTGTCGCTGACCGCGATCTCGTTGGTCCCACCGCTCCTTTCCGGGGCAAGCACCGCCACCGCCACTGCCCTCGTCGGGCTACACCTCGTCCCGGCGACGGTGATGATCCCCACCCTGGCGCGGAGCCTTTGCGCCCGGACCGATTGA